In the Flavobacterium pallidum genome, one interval contains:
- a CDS encoding 1-aminocyclopropane-1-carboxylate deaminase/D-cysteine desulfhydrase, with translation MGTQNQFLFTDRLRNVAVYIKREDLIHPVVSGNKFRKLKYNLIQAKAEGKGTLLTFGGAFSNHIAATAYAGKEAGLKTIGVIRGEELADKIDENPTLKFAASCGMQLHFVTRENYRLKNEIFFLNNLRNEFGDFHLLPEGGTNALAIKGCEEILTPSDADFDFICCAVGTGGTISGIINSALSHQKVLGFPALKGDFLKDEIRIFAPGGHWDLIPDYHFGGYGKVDEKLISFINDFSKINKILLDPVYTGKMVFGVMDMIENNYFPDNSKILLIHTGGLQGIQGMNIKLQNNKLPIINTHV, from the coding sequence ATGGGGACCCAAAATCAATTTCTATTTACGGATCGCCTACGAAATGTGGCGGTTTATATCAAACGCGAAGACTTAATCCACCCTGTAGTTTCCGGAAATAAATTCAGGAAACTGAAATACAACCTGATTCAGGCAAAAGCGGAAGGTAAAGGTACATTGCTGACCTTCGGCGGGGCATTTTCAAACCATATTGCCGCGACTGCTTATGCCGGAAAAGAGGCTGGTTTGAAAACAATCGGCGTAATCCGCGGGGAAGAATTGGCAGATAAAATCGATGAGAATCCTACATTAAAATTTGCGGCTTCCTGTGGGATGCAATTGCATTTTGTGACCAGGGAAAATTACCGGCTGAAAAATGAAATATTTTTTTTAAATAATCTGCGTAACGAATTTGGCGATTTTCACCTTTTGCCGGAAGGCGGAACAAATGCTTTGGCTATAAAAGGTTGTGAGGAAATCCTAACGCCATCAGACGCTGATTTTGATTTTATCTGCTGTGCGGTGGGAACCGGTGGAACGATTTCAGGAATCATCAACAGTGCGCTTTCACATCAGAAAGTTTTAGGATTTCCGGCATTGAAAGGAGATTTTTTAAAAGATGAAATTCGTATTTTTGCCCCGGGCGGTCATTGGGATCTTATCCCGGATTATCATTTCGGCGGATATGGAAAAGTGGATGAAAAGCTGATTTCGTTTATAAATGATTTTTCTAAAATAAATAAAATCCTACTCGATCCGGTGTATACAGGAAAGATGGTTTTCGGCGTTATGGATATGATTGAAAACAATTATTTTCCTGATAATTCCAAAATCCTATTGATACATACAGGCGGATTGCAGGGGATACAAGGGATGAACATTAAATTGCAAAACAACAAACTACCAATCATCAATACGCATGTTTAA
- a CDS encoding DUF5522 domain-containing protein, giving the protein MNEQNNENKPIEGEDFYYTPEGYKCFTEKYHLKRGYCCRSGCRHCPYGFDKKTNTIRKLDN; this is encoded by the coding sequence ATGAATGAGCAAAATAACGAAAATAAACCAATCGAAGGTGAAGATTTCTACTATACACCCGAAGGTTATAAATGTTTCACAGAAAAATACCATCTTAAACGCGGCTATTGCTGCCGAAGCGGATGCCGTCACTGTCCTTATGGGTTTGACAAAAAAACGAATACCATTAGAAAATTGGACAATTAG
- the lipB gene encoding lipoyl(octanoyl) transferase LipB, protein MKNKTVGLEDLGFKDYKQIWDYQETLFNGIVDLKIRNRREGLDEETPNYLLFVEHPHVYTLGKSGDADNLLLSETQLESKGATFYRINRGGDITYHGPGQVVGYPILDLENFFTDIHKYLRFLEEAIILTLEEYGLKCSRSEGETGVWLDVGTPFARKICAMGVRASRWVTMHGFALNVNVDLGYFDNIIPCGIRGKAVTSLNVELGVDKVDEQQVKEKIMKHFAALFDATFV, encoded by the coding sequence ATGAAAAATAAGACGGTTGGGTTAGAAGATCTCGGCTTTAAGGATTACAAACAAATCTGGGATTATCAGGAAACGCTTTTCAATGGCATTGTGGATTTGAAGATCAGGAACCGCCGTGAAGGACTTGATGAGGAAACGCCGAATTACCTTTTGTTTGTCGAGCATCCACATGTCTATACCTTAGGTAAAAGCGGCGATGCCGATAATTTACTGCTCAGTGAAACCCAGCTTGAATCTAAAGGCGCGACATTTTACCGCATCAACCGTGGCGGCGACATTACTTACCACGGTCCTGGGCAGGTGGTAGGTTATCCCATCCTCGACCTTGAGAATTTCTTTACGGACATCCACAAATACCTGCGCTTCCTGGAAGAGGCTATCATTCTTACTTTAGAAGAATACGGGCTCAAATGCAGCAGGAGCGAAGGCGAGACCGGCGTGTGGCTCGATGTAGGCACGCCATTTGCCAGGAAGATATGCGCTATGGGCGTTAGGGCTTCGCGCTGGGTAACGATGCATGGGTTTGCCTTGAACGTGAATGTCGACCTGGGTTATTTTGATAATATCATTCCCTGCGGGATTCGCGGCAAGGCAGTGACTTCGCTGAATGTCGAACTGGGTGTTGATAAAGTTGATGAGCAGCAGGTGAAAGAGAAAATCATGAAACACTTCGCGGCATTGTTTGATGCCACTTTTGTTTAA
- a CDS encoding SusC/RagA family TonB-linked outer membrane protein, which yields MRSKFKWIFALLLAFSVQVTFAQEKTVTGTVKDNEGFPLPGVTVTVAGTNKGANTDIDGKYSIVAAQGQSLVFTYVSMATQTITVGASSTIDVKLVPAQTDLEIVTINTGYKSTTQRKNPTAVSTISIDAIEERANASVIQNLQGQVSGLNISTGSGQPGADSTIILRGVGTINGNVEPLFVVDGVPVDEDGFRSINQNDISTITVLKDAAATSIYGNRGGNGVIVITTKKAKYGDKMTLKYSSQFGVTELQGLNIELMNSRQMLKLEQQYGGGVGGNLSDAEIDAIANQTNTYWTDYLFRKGTTQSHDLSISTGSENSSNFTSLGYFEQEGIFINTNFKRFSARNNFTGKSADNTFNISANFSRSNGIDGAGSNAIFFAPFSAALRGLPYLSPFDADGSVTSDGGIAPGDDNAVTADKIPYVLLNSAKMNTDVEDEFKLYTSLSASYNFAKNLTASVQLGVDYSDYTTLEILHPNSILGPFQITGQSNTNFGGTQSEASTRDFRFNNTTSLNYNNTFGKHTIDVTAYVEYNKAHYSGINFTARGLDPRIVGTGAAFVNVNTIELGQEIYTPSIGSFKVQEGLFSYFGNLQYDYDSKYVFNASVRRDASFRFVDDNKWGTFWSLGGAWNIDQEAFLKDKTALNMLKLRASYGTSGNQRIQNAQYSALNLTRSLYSQGAGYNSNPSTFASQLGNVDLQWEDLAQANIGIDFGLWKNKLSGNVDVYRKVTTDLFQKRPISWVNGTSEIDANIGAMENKGIEATLKYVVYDKNDWNISVNGNFSYNKNKIRELPKSYEGIADDGSSAPLMEGEAIGSFYVIRYAGVNPANGNALFLNADGDLTEQLSQADRVKTGKSVYPVWQGGFGTNIGYKGFEFTTQWSWLADVYRNNLDMGTVEETSTISDGGNRSTSVLTAWQNPGDITTVPRVGNPFNSIDYINSTDRYLEDASFLRLRNVSLGYTFNKDLLKKTPFTALKFFIQGENLLTFSSYRGWDAEAGFRTTDRGNYPTPKIFTLGATINF from the coding sequence ATGAGATCGAAATTCAAATGGATTTTTGCGCTTTTACTGGCATTTTCGGTGCAAGTGACCTTTGCGCAGGAAAAAACTGTGACAGGTACCGTTAAAGATAACGAAGGATTTCCTTTGCCGGGCGTTACCGTTACTGTAGCTGGAACTAACAAAGGTGCCAACACAGATATCGATGGTAAATATTCCATCGTTGCTGCTCAGGGGCAGTCGTTAGTGTTTACGTACGTAAGTATGGCAACGCAAACAATTACAGTTGGTGCTTCCAGTACTATTGATGTGAAACTTGTTCCGGCTCAGACTGATCTGGAAATTGTTACAATTAATACGGGATACAAATCTACAACTCAAAGAAAAAACCCAACAGCAGTATCAACTATTTCTATAGATGCAATTGAAGAAAGGGCTAACGCTTCTGTTATCCAGAACCTTCAGGGGCAAGTTTCGGGTTTGAACATTTCTACAGGAAGTGGTCAGCCAGGAGCTGATAGTACCATTATACTACGTGGTGTTGGTACAATTAATGGTAATGTTGAGCCGCTATTTGTCGTAGACGGTGTACCGGTGGATGAAGATGGATTCAGAAGTATCAACCAAAATGATATCAGCACTATTACTGTACTTAAGGATGCTGCTGCCACCTCTATTTATGGTAACAGAGGAGGTAATGGTGTAATCGTTATTACTACAAAAAAGGCGAAATATGGTGATAAAATGACATTGAAGTACTCTTCGCAATTTGGTGTTACGGAGTTGCAGGGTTTGAATATTGAATTGATGAACTCAAGGCAAATGCTGAAATTAGAGCAGCAGTATGGTGGTGGTGTTGGAGGAAACTTATCTGATGCTGAGATCGATGCAATTGCTAATCAGACAAATACTTACTGGACTGATTACCTTTTCAGAAAAGGAACTACACAATCTCATGACCTTTCTATCAGTACAGGTTCTGAAAACTCTTCTAATTTTACGTCGTTAGGATATTTTGAGCAGGAAGGTATTTTTATCAATACCAACTTCAAGCGTTTCAGTGCAAGGAATAACTTTACTGGAAAATCTGCTGATAATACATTCAATATTTCTGCGAACTTTTCACGTTCGAACGGTATTGACGGAGCTGGATCTAATGCTATTTTCTTTGCGCCTTTCTCGGCCGCTTTGAGAGGCCTTCCATATCTTTCGCCATTTGATGCTGATGGATCAGTTACGAGTGACGGAGGAATTGCTCCTGGTGATGATAACGCTGTTACCGCTGATAAAATCCCTTATGTATTGCTGAATTCTGCAAAAATGAATACGGATGTTGAGGACGAATTCAAATTGTATACGTCTTTGTCTGCAAGCTATAATTTTGCAAAAAACCTGACTGCTTCTGTGCAGCTTGGTGTTGATTATTCTGATTATACTACATTGGAGATATTGCATCCTAACAGTATCCTTGGGCCATTCCAGATTACAGGTCAAAGTAATACGAATTTTGGAGGAACTCAAAGTGAGGCTTCTACAAGGGATTTCAGGTTTAATAATACAACAAGCCTGAACTACAACAATACTTTTGGCAAACACACTATCGATGTAACTGCCTATGTTGAATATAACAAAGCGCACTACAGCGGTATCAATTTCACGGCCAGAGGTCTTGATCCAAGGATTGTAGGTACAGGAGCTGCATTTGTTAATGTCAATACAATCGAACTTGGACAGGAGATCTATACTCCGTCAATTGGTTCTTTTAAGGTACAGGAAGGTTTGTTTTCTTATTTTGGAAACTTACAATATGATTATGATTCAAAATATGTATTTAATGCTAGTGTAAGACGTGATGCTTCTTTCCGTTTTGTTGATGATAACAAATGGGGTACGTTCTGGTCTTTAGGTGGTGCCTGGAATATTGACCAGGAAGCATTCCTTAAAGATAAGACTGCTTTGAATATGCTTAAATTACGTGCATCTTACGGTACTTCCGGTAATCAGAGAATTCAGAATGCACAATACAGTGCATTAAACCTGACAAGAAGTTTGTATTCGCAGGGAGCAGGTTACAACAGTAATCCTTCTACTTTTGCTTCTCAGCTTGGAAACGTGGATTTGCAATGGGAAGATTTGGCACAAGCTAACATCGGTATTGATTTTGGTCTTTGGAAAAACAAGCTGAGTGGTAATGTGGATGTTTACCGTAAAGTAACTACAGATCTTTTCCAGAAAAGACCAATTTCATGGGTAAATGGTACTAGTGAAATTGATGCGAACATCGGTGCTATGGAAAATAAGGGTATCGAAGCTACACTTAAATATGTTGTATACGATAAAAATGACTGGAATATTTCTGTTAACGGAAATTTTTCATACAACAAAAACAAAATCAGGGAGTTGCCTAAAAGTTATGAAGGCATAGCTGACGATGGTTCTTCAGCGCCTTTAATGGAAGGTGAAGCAATAGGCTCGTTTTATGTAATTCGTTATGCAGGTGTTAACCCTGCAAATGGTAATGCATTGTTCCTTAATGCTGATGGTGACCTTACTGAGCAATTGTCTCAGGCTGACAGGGTGAAAACCGGTAAGTCAGTCTACCCTGTATGGCAGGGAGGTTTTGGCACAAACATCGGGTACAAAGGTTTTGAATTTACTACCCAATGGAGTTGGTTAGCTGATGTATACAGGAATAACCTGGATATGGGTACTGTTGAGGAAACAAGTACTATTTCTGACGGTGGTAACAGGTCAACTTCCGTGCTTACGGCATGGCAAAACCCTGGAGATATTACAACTGTTCCAAGGGTAGGTAATCCGTTCAATAGTATTGATTATATCAACTCTACCGACAGGTATCTTGAAGATGCTTCATTCTTACGTTTGCGTAACGTTTCTCTTGGATATACATTCAATAAGGATTTATTGAAAAAGACTCCTTTTACGGCTTTAAAATTCTTTATCCAGGGAGAAAACCTACTTACTTTTTCTTCTTACAGAGGCTGGGATGCTGAGGCTGGATTCAGAACTACAGATCGCGGAAACTACCCAACTCCGAAAATTTTTACTCTAGGAGCTACAATTAATTTTTAA
- the hemL gene encoding glutamate-1-semialdehyde 2,1-aminomutase produces MLYQRSSQLFAEAEKVIPGGVNSPVRAFKAVGGTPIFVKSAQGAYLYDEDGNRLIDYINSWGPMILGHAYEPVVNAITEKAKLGTSFGMPTELETQIAALAISMVPGIDKIRFVNSGTEACMSAVRLARGFTKRDKIIKFAGCYHGHSDSFLIQAGSGAITFGTPNSPGVTAGTAKDTLLAAYNDLGNIHDLIAANPNEIAAIIIEPVAGNMGCIPPAEGFLQGLRDLCDANGILLIFDEVMTGFRLARGGAQELYNIKADIVAFGKVIGGGLPVGAFAARAEIMNHLAPLGPVYQAGTLSGNPLAMAAGLAMLQKLNEDESVFKRLEEKTAYLEAGIRNVLSENGVVYTINRVGSMISVHFDEGAVTDFKSAGKGDNESFRKFFHGLVAEGVYIAPSAYETWFISDALTYEDLDFTIAAIDKVSKSL; encoded by the coding sequence ATGTTATACCAAAGAAGCAGCCAGCTTTTTGCTGAAGCTGAAAAAGTAATTCCGGGCGGCGTAAATTCCCCGGTACGCGCGTTTAAAGCAGTAGGAGGGACACCAATTTTCGTTAAAAGTGCCCAAGGCGCCTATTTATATGATGAGGATGGCAATCGCCTGATTGATTATATTAATTCATGGGGCCCGATGATTTTAGGACATGCTTATGAACCGGTCGTAAATGCTATTACTGAAAAAGCAAAACTGGGCACTTCATTTGGGATGCCCACGGAACTGGAAACGCAGATTGCCGCTTTGGCCATCAGTATGGTTCCCGGAATCGATAAAATACGTTTTGTGAATTCGGGTACTGAGGCCTGTATGAGTGCGGTACGTTTGGCAAGAGGTTTTACAAAAAGGGACAAGATCATCAAATTCGCAGGCTGTTACCACGGGCATTCTGATTCTTTCCTGATTCAGGCAGGAAGCGGGGCAATAACTTTCGGTACACCGAACAGCCCGGGAGTAACTGCTGGTACAGCAAAGGATACATTATTGGCGGCTTATAATGATCTCGGTAATATACATGATTTGATTGCAGCCAATCCAAATGAAATTGCGGCTATCATTATTGAGCCTGTGGCCGGCAATATGGGCTGTATTCCCCCTGCTGAAGGATTTTTACAGGGACTTCGGGATTTGTGTGATGCCAACGGAATCTTATTAATCTTTGATGAAGTCATGACAGGTTTTCGTCTGGCAAGAGGCGGGGCACAGGAATTGTACAATATAAAAGCAGACATTGTCGCTTTCGGGAAAGTAATCGGAGGTGGATTGCCAGTAGGTGCTTTTGCGGCACGTGCAGAAATTATGAACCATCTTGCGCCATTAGGGCCTGTATATCAGGCGGGGACATTATCAGGAAATCCGTTGGCTATGGCTGCGGGATTGGCGATGCTGCAAAAGCTCAACGAAGATGAATCAGTTTTCAAAAGATTAGAAGAAAAAACTGCTTATCTTGAGGCGGGAATCAGGAATGTACTATCGGAAAATGGTGTCGTATATACGATTAATCGTGTGGGTTCCATGATTTCAGTGCATTTTGATGAAGGTGCTGTAACTGACTTTAAATCTGCTGGCAAAGGAGATAATGAAAGTTTCAGGAAGTTCTTCCATGGGCTTGTAGCAGAAGGGGTTTACATTGCACCTTCAGCATATGAAACCTGGTTTATAAGCGATGCATTGACATATGAAGATCTGGATTTTACCATTGCAGCTATAGATAAAGTGTCAAAAAGCCTGTAA
- a CDS encoding glucosaminidase domain-containing protein produces MFKKAFLLFVLISFTACHTTQTVVRTTKKVPPKTRTVSRTPKRTTGTKPVATAQPPKSTNQAGNQQGEEVIVSTSKTVVYTEVVNNYVNDFKNIAMGNMKTYGIPASIILAQGILESGAGKGDLAVSANNHFGIKCHNDWTGETVRHDDDSDQECFRKYKDPSESYRDHALFLTTRTRYSGLFKLPKGDYEAWAKGLRAAGYATDPKYPEKLIGYIERYNLHQYDSQVLGTEYVPFEGQPVKVSNAGSSTASAGGYEVQKGDTLYSISKKFGLTVDQLKQKNNLTENAISIGQRLVVQ; encoded by the coding sequence ATGTTTAAAAAAGCATTTCTTTTATTTGTGTTAATCAGTTTCACAGCCTGTCATACGACGCAAACTGTTGTCAGGACTACTAAAAAAGTACCACCAAAAACAAGAACTGTTTCGCGTACGCCAAAAAGAACGACAGGGACAAAACCTGTAGCTACTGCACAGCCTCCTAAATCCACAAACCAGGCGGGTAACCAGCAGGGAGAGGAAGTGATTGTGTCCACTTCCAAAACGGTGGTTTACACGGAAGTCGTCAACAATTATGTCAATGATTTCAAGAACATCGCGATGGGTAATATGAAAACGTATGGTATTCCCGCGAGTATTATCCTTGCACAGGGAATCCTGGAATCCGGTGCAGGTAAAGGAGATTTGGCGGTGAGTGCCAATAACCATTTCGGAATTAAATGCCATAATGACTGGACAGGAGAAACCGTGCGGCATGATGATGATTCTGATCAGGAATGCTTCCGCAAGTATAAAGATCCTTCCGAATCGTACCGAGACCATGCGTTGTTCCTCACTACGCGGACGAGGTATTCAGGATTATTCAAATTGCCAAAAGGTGATTATGAAGCCTGGGCCAAAGGATTGCGCGCCGCAGGATATGCAACTGATCCGAAATACCCTGAAAAACTCATTGGTTATATTGAACGTTATAATCTGCATCAATATGATTCGCAGGTACTTGGAACGGAATATGTGCCTTTTGAGGGTCAACCTGTTAAGGTTTCAAATGCGGGTTCGTCGACTGCTTCCGCCGGAGGTTATGAAGTACAGAAAGGCGATACGCTGTACTCGATTTCAAAAAAGTTCGGGCTTACGGTAGACCAGCTTAAGCAAAAAAATAATTTGACCGAAAATGCCATTTCAATAGGGCAGCGATTGGTTGTCCAATAA
- the lysS gene encoding lysine--tRNA ligase, translating into MALSEQEVLRREALQELRGLGIEPYPANEFTTTAYSSQILNDFEKYEGKQVILAGRLMGKRKMGKASFAELKDSEGRIQLYVSRDDISTDAENTMYTTVFLRLLDIGDFIGIEGKVFKTQVGEISVHVTKLTVLAKALKPLPVVKTDADGVVHDAFADAEQRYRRRYVDLTVNDHVKETFIKRTKLFNAMRDFFNAKGYLEVETPVLQPIPGGAAARPFTTHHNALDVPLYMRIANELYLKRLIVGGFEGVYEFSKNFRNEGMDRTHNPEFTAMEIYVAYKDYNWMMAFTENLLEHCAMAVNGTSETVFGEHKVNFKAPYARVTMTDAIKQYTGFDISGKSEAELFEAARSMGIEVDATMGKGKLIDEIFGAKCEGNFIQPTFITDYPKEMSPLCKQHRDNPELTERFELMVCGKEVANAYSELNDPIDQKERFEHQLELAEKGDDEATQFIDYDFLRALEYGMPPTSGLGIGMDRLIMFLTNNASIQEVLFFPQMRPEKKQIQIELSDDEKLIVSLLQANEGKMDLGTLKVKTELSGKKWDAATKALSKHGMIKVAVEGDFKTMELAG; encoded by the coding sequence ATGGCATTATCCGAACAGGAAGTACTCCGCAGGGAAGCGCTTCAGGAATTGCGCGGCCTGGGCATCGAGCCTTATCCGGCAAATGAATTCACAACCACCGCTTATTCATCACAAATCCTCAACGACTTCGAAAAATACGAAGGCAAACAGGTCATTTTAGCCGGAAGGCTGATGGGCAAACGAAAGATGGGCAAGGCTTCATTTGCGGAACTGAAGGATTCTGAAGGCCGGATACAGCTTTATGTATCCCGCGACGACATTTCCACTGATGCGGAAAATACCATGTATACGACCGTGTTCCTGAGGTTGCTTGATATCGGCGATTTCATCGGGATTGAAGGCAAAGTTTTCAAAACACAGGTGGGCGAAATTTCAGTCCATGTTACCAAACTGACTGTTTTAGCCAAAGCCTTAAAACCGCTTCCGGTGGTAAAGACTGATGCTGACGGTGTAGTGCATGACGCTTTCGCAGATGCAGAGCAAAGATACCGCCGCCGCTATGTCGACCTGACCGTAAACGACCATGTAAAGGAAACGTTCATCAAAAGGACAAAACTGTTCAATGCGATGCGCGATTTCTTCAACGCCAAAGGATACCTCGAAGTTGAAACCCCGGTGTTGCAACCCATTCCGGGTGGCGCTGCCGCAAGGCCTTTCACCACACACCACAATGCGCTTGATGTGCCTTTGTATATGAGGATTGCCAACGAATTATACCTTAAAAGGCTTATCGTAGGCGGATTCGAAGGTGTTTATGAATTTTCGAAAAACTTCCGCAATGAAGGCATGGACCGTACACACAATCCGGAATTCACCGCGATGGAGATATACGTAGCCTACAAAGATTACAACTGGATGATGGCGTTTACCGAAAACCTCCTTGAGCATTGCGCGATGGCGGTTAACGGTACTTCGGAAACTGTTTTTGGAGAACATAAGGTCAATTTCAAAGCACCTTATGCCCGTGTAACGATGACCGATGCCATAAAGCAATATACCGGTTTTGACATTTCCGGCAAAAGCGAGGCCGAATTGTTTGAAGCTGCCAGGAGCATGGGCATCGAAGTCGATGCCACGATGGGCAAAGGCAAACTGATCGACGAGATTTTCGGGGCGAAGTGCGAAGGGAATTTCATCCAGCCTACTTTCATCACCGATTATCCGAAGGAAATGAGTCCGCTTTGCAAACAGCACCGCGACAATCCAGAATTGACGGAGCGCTTTGAACTGATGGTTTGCGGCAAGGAAGTGGCAAACGCCTATTCTGAGCTGAACGATCCGATTGACCAGAAGGAACGCTTCGAACACCAATTGGAACTGGCCGAAAAAGGCGATGACGAAGCCACACAGTTTATTGATTACGATTTCCTGCGCGCGCTCGAATATGGCATGCCGCCCACTTCCGGTCTTGGCATCGGGATGGACAGGCTCATCATGTTCCTGACCAACAATGCCTCGATACAGGAAGTATTGTTTTTCCCTCAGATGCGCCCGGAAAAAAAACAGATACAGATCGAACTTTCAGACGATGAGAAACTGATCGTTTCGCTTTTACAGGCCAATGAAGGGAAAATGGATCTCGGCACTTTAAAAGTAAAAACAGAACTCAGCGGCAAGAAATGGGATGCCGCCACCAAGGCATTGTCCAAACACGGCATGATCAAAGTGGCTGTCGAAGGCGACTTCAAAACGATGGAATTGGCAGGATAA
- a CDS encoding ribonuclease HII, protein MLLSNFSEFILETGTDEAGRGCLAGPVTAAAVLLPADFRHELLNDSKQLTEKQRQYLRPIIEDAAISFAVTHLDPLVIDEINILNASIKAMQESVLKLDPLPLYIIVDGNRFKPVGNIPHSCIIKGDSKYLSIAAASILAKTYRDDYMESIHEEFPIYNWKQNKGYPTTEHRKAIKAFGPTKYHRMSFRLLPEEQLEFNLDFKI, encoded by the coding sequence ATGCTTTTAAGTAATTTTTCAGAATTCATCCTTGAAACCGGCACAGACGAGGCTGGGCGTGGCTGCCTCGCCGGTCCTGTAACCGCTGCCGCAGTATTATTGCCTGCTGATTTCAGGCACGAGTTGCTGAACGACTCGAAACAACTCACGGAAAAGCAACGCCAATACCTTCGGCCAATTATTGAGGACGCTGCCATCAGTTTTGCAGTCACACACCTCGATCCGTTAGTGATTGACGAAATCAATATCCTTAACGCTTCGATCAAAGCCATGCAGGAATCCGTTTTAAAACTTGACCCTTTACCTTTATATATTATAGTAGACGGAAACCGTTTTAAACCCGTCGGTAATATCCCGCACAGCTGCATCATCAAAGGCGACTCGAAATACCTGAGCATTGCAGCAGCTTCGATCCTGGCCAAGACGTACCGTGATGATTATATGGAATCAATACATGAGGAATTTCCTATATACAATTGGAAACAGAATAAAGGTTACCCAACCACCGAGCACCGCAAAGCCATCAAAGCCTTTGGCCCGACAAAATACCACAGGATGAGTTTCAGGTTATTGCCTGAGGAGCAATTGGAATTTAACCTGGATTTTAAAATATAG